One genomic segment of Thunnus albacares chromosome 18, fThuAlb1.1, whole genome shotgun sequence includes these proteins:
- the nefma gene encoding neurofilament, medium polypeptide a — MSYPVDTIGSPFRRVMDSRTTGYGYSRSSGTTSSGFRSQSWSRASPGSTMTTSYKRTVNVPVSRAYSSTVLSSADSVDYNQTSILNGDYKRSNEKEQLQGLNDRFVVYIDKVHYLEQQNKQIEDEIQALRQKQVSRSQLGDLYDQELQELRSMLEQIHHEKAQIQLDTDHIDDDIQRLRDRFDEEARIREETEAIIRVLKKNTGDSELVKSELEKKVQSLQDEIAFIRNNHEEEVSDLIAQIQASQVTVERKDLQKADITEALREIRCELEGHSNQNLQQVENWFMCRYAKLTEAAEQNKDAIKSARDEISDYRRQLQSKTVELESVRGTRDSLERQLNDIEDRHNSDLASLQETIHQLDNELKSTKWEMARHLREYQDLLNVKMALDIEIAAYRKLLEGEETHFSTFPYRQPVPSPKISKPKSDTPKLKVQHKFVEEIIEETRVEDEKTEDIDKDLEEIAQELSATLGKGVEEAEEEEGEEAGEDAGEGEAEEAEGEGEAEEEEEVVAATEAKVSASAPTKEEEEDEKDEEEEGEGEAGEEGEKEEEGEGEAEDEGEKGDDAEAGDEDEGEEGGEEEEVEETVLCSKAPESKASPDKEKAEDKEASVEEEAAEEAAAEEEGGDQDDAEKEEKEDTDKDKKEDSEKDEKKVTDEKVDDKSEEVVAKTEAPKTEAAKPEAKKEEAAKTEASKPESPKSESPKLGSPKSESPKLGSPKSESPKPQSPKSESPRPASPKSESPKPQSPKSESPRPASPKSESPKPQSPKSESPRPASPKSESPKPQSPKSESPRPASPKSESPKPQSPKSESPRPASPKSESPKPQSPKSESPRPASPKSESPKPQSPKSESPRPASPKSLSPKPQSPKSESPKLASPKSESPKAGSPKPSSPKAESPKSESPKPESPKAESPKTETAKPEAPKAAEEKKSDSTEEKKVEKIDVAMNGDIDKSSPEEKEKDEDKDVIANGVDESPVKEDGSQKVVITKTVETITTGEDGSKHVTKSVTVTETVQEVEETLQEKMVSTKKLEKHSTQSIKQVTESD; from the exons ATGAGTTACCCGGTGGACACGATAGGGAGTCCCTTCCGGAGAGTTATGGATTCTAGGACAACCGGCTACGGCTACAGCCGCTCCAGCGGCACCACCTCCAGCGGCTTTCGCTCCCAGTCTTGGTCCCGGGCAAGCCCTGGCTCCACCATGACCACATCTTACAAGAGGACCGTGAATGTGCCGGTGTCCCGAGCATACAGCTCTACGGTGCTCAGCTCCGCCGACAGCGTTGATTATAATCAAACCTCCATCCTGAACGGAGACTACAAGCGATCTAATGAGAAAGAGCAACTTCAAGGGCTCAACGACCGGTTTGTTGTTTACATTGACAAGGTGCACTACCtggagcagcagaacaaacagatCGAGGATGAGATCCAGGCACTGCGGCAGAAGCAGGTGTCTCGCTCCCAGCTGGGCGATCTCTATGACcaggagctgcaggagctgcGCTCCATGCTGGAGCAAATCCATCATGAGAAGGCGCAAATTCAGCTCGACACCGACCATATCGACGATGACATCCAGCGGCTCAGGGACCGCTTTGACGAAGAAGCCCGCATCCGAGAGGAGACGGAGGCCATCATTCGTGTCCTGAAGAAGAACACCGGCGACTCGGAGTTGGTGAAGTCTGAGTTGGAGAAGAAAGTTCAGTCGCTGCAGGATGAGATCGCCTTCATCCGCAACAAccatgaggaggaggtgagcGACCTTATCGCCCAGATTCAGGCGTCTCAGGTGACCGTGGAGAGGAAAGACCTCCAGAAGGCAGACATCACCGAGGCGCTCCGGGAGATCCGCTGCGAGCTGGAGGGCCACTCCAACCAGAACCTGCAGCAGGTAGAGAACTGGTTCATGTGCCGCTACGCCAAGCTCACCGAGGCTGCTGAGCAGAACAAAGACGCCATAAAGTCCGCCCGTGATGAGATATCAGACTACCGCCGCCAGCTGCAATCCAAGACGGTCGAGTTGGAGTCCGTCCGCGGGACAAGAGACTCACTGGAGAGGCAGCTGAATGACATCGAGGACCGCCACAACAGCGACCTGGCCAGCCTGCAG GAGACAATTCACCAGCTGGATAATGAGCTCAAGAGCACCAAATGGGAGATGGCACGTCACCTGCGTGAGTACCAGGACCTGCTCAATGTCAAGATGGCCTTGGACATCGAGATTGCTGCATACAG GAAACTCCTAGAGGGTGAAGAGACCCACTTCAGCACTTTCCCTTATCGCCAGCCAGTCCCCTCCCCCAAAATCTCTAAGCCTAAATCAGACACTCCCAAGCTGAAGGTGCAGCACAAGTTTGTGGAGGAGATCATCGAGGAGACAAGGGTGGAGGATGAGAAGACAGAAGACATCGATAAGGACCTGGAAGAGATAGCACAAGAGCTGTCTGCCACACTTGGAAAGGGAgtagaggaggcagaggaagaggagggtgaagAGGCAGGAGAGGATGCAGGAGAAGGTGaggcagaagaagcagaaggcGAGGgtgaggctgaggaggaggaggaagttgTAGCCGCCACTGAAGCCAAAGTTAGCGCTAGCGCGCCCActaaggaggaagaggaggatgaaaaagacgaagaggaagaaggggagggagaagcaggtgaggagggagagaaggaagaagaaggtgaGGGAGAGGCAGAAGATGAGGGAGAAAAGGGGGATGATGCAGAGGcaggtgatgaagatgagggagaagagggaggagaggaggaggaagttgAAGAAACTGTACTGTGCTCCAAAGCTCCAGAGTCTAAAGCCTCTCCTGACAAAGAGAAGGCCGAAGACAAAGAGGCTAGTGTAGAGGAGGAGGCTGCAGAggaagctgctgctgaagagGAGGGTGGTGATCAGGATGATgctgagaaagaggaaaaagaggatacagacaaagacaaaaaggaagATAGCgaaaaagatgagaagaaagtAACAGATGAGAAAGTGGACGACAAATCAGAAGAAGTTGTAGCTAAGACAGAGGCTCCCAAAACAGAAGCTGCAAAGCCTGAGGCCAAGAAGGAAGAGGCTGCCAAAACAGAGGCATCAAAACCTGAATCTCCCAAGTCTGAATCCCCAAAGCTGGGCTCCCCCAAGTCTGAATCCCCAAAGCTTGGCTCCCCCAAGTCTGAATCCCCTAAACCTCAGTCTCCTAAATCTGAATCTCCCAGACCCGCATCTCCCAAGTCTGAATCCCCTAAACCTCAGTCTCCTAAATCTGAATCTCCCAGGCCTGCATCTCCCAAGTCTGAATCCCCTAAACCTCAGTCTCCTAAATCTGAATCCCCCAGGCCAGCATCTCCCAAGTCTGAATCCCCTAAACCTCAGTCTCCCAAATCTGAATCTCCCAGACCCGCATCTCCCAAGTCTGAATCCCCTAAACCTCAGTCTCCCAAATCTGAATCTCCCAGGCCCGCATCTCCCAAGTCTGAATCCCCTAAACCCCAGTCTCCTAAATCTGAATCTCCCAGGCCCGCATCTCCCAAGTCTGAATCCCCTAAACCCCAGTCTCCTAAATCTGAATCTCCCAGGCCTGCATCTCCCAAGTCTTTGTCACCTAAACCTCAGTCTCCTAAATCTGAATCTCCAAAGCTTGCATCTCCTAAATCTGAGTCCCCCAAGGCTGGATCCCCAAAACCTAGCTCTCCAAAAGCCGAGTCCCCTAAGTCAGAATCCCCTAAACCCGAATCTCCAAAAGCTGAATCCCCAAAGACTGAGACCGCCAAGCCCGAGGCTCCTAAAGCtgctgaggagaaaaagagcgactcaacagaagagaagaaggtTGAAAAGATAGATGTTGCCATGAATGGTGACATAGACAAGAGCAGcccagaggagaaggagaaggacgAGGACAAAGACGTGATCGCTAATGGCGTAGATGAGAGCCCCGTCAAGGAGGACGGCAGCCAGAAAGTGGTGATCACCAAAACTGTGGAGACAATCACCACCGGAGAAGACGGATCCAAGCACGTCACCAAGTCCGTCACTGTGACCGAAACAGtgcaggaggtggaggagacgcTGCAGGAGAAGATGGTCTCCACCAAGAAGCTGGAGAAGCACTCCACCCAGTCCATCAAGCAGGTGACTGAGAGCGACTGA